The Euphorbia lathyris chromosome 8, ddEupLath1.1, whole genome shotgun sequence genome has a window encoding:
- the LOC136203375 gene encoding AIG2-like protein D translates to MMNSSSPVSAIMELPHKVFVYGSLLADDVVRALLNRVPPSSAAILNDFHRFSIRGRVYPAILPVQNKRVTGRVLFGITDSELDILDTFEDVEYQRTTVDVSLTDGSQKLQTYTYVWVDKNDPSLFGEWDFEEWKRTHMDDFLKMTIGFVEELKQPESKPRVATYESFFQQDEKSS, encoded by the exons ATGATGAATTCATCATCACCTGTGTCAGCGATTATGGAGCTGCCTCACAAAGTATTCGTCTATGGTAGCCTTTTGGCTGACGACGTCGTTCGCGCACTGCTGAACCGCGTTCCTCCATCCTCCGCCGCCATTCTCAACGACTT TCATAGGTTTAGCATTAGAGGCCGAGTTTATCCTGCAATTTTACCTGTTCAAAACAAGCGAGTCACCGGCAGG GTCTTGTTTGGCATCACTGATTCTGAATTGGATATTTTAGATACATTTGAAGACGTCGAGTATCAGAGAACAACTGTTGATGTTTCGTTGACG GATGGTTCTCAGAAGTTACAAACATATACTTATGTTTGGGTCGATAAAAACGATCCCAGCTTGTTCGGGGAGTGGGATTTTGAG GAATGGAAAAGAACACACATGGATGATTTTCTTAAGATGACCATTGGTTTTGTGGAAGAACTAAAGCAGCCTGAATCAAAGCCTAGAGTAGCCACATATGAATCCTTCTTTCAGCAAGACGAGAAGAGTTCCTAG